In one Methanobrevibacter sp. genomic region, the following are encoded:
- a CDS encoding DUF356 domain-containing protein, translated as MALILIRGENNSKLLNAIADMERHGSLNLVTRPKVIDSNFADTLVEKILNSKLKTKSNVAVAFFVKEDTTLSIMQVKKIHPPAHVVVVSDEYDAYNKLEDVLDSANDFPGYHSHKAKNEGMIDYKIIGKDRHIKNEKLNSYIKK; from the coding sequence ATGGCTTTAATTTTAATTAGAGGAGAAAACAATTCAAAATTACTTAATGCAATTGCAGATATGGAAAGACATGGCAGTTTGAATTTAGTTACAAGGCCTAAGGTTATTGATTCTAATTTTGCCGATACATTGGTTGAAAAGATTTTAAATTCCAAACTTAAAACAAAATCCAATGTTGCAGTTGCCTTTTTTGTAAAAGAAGATACTACCTTAAGTATTATGCAGGTTAAAAAAATTCATCCTCCAGCTCATGTTGTAGTTGTCAGTGATGAATATGATGCATATAATAAACTTGAAGATGTATTGGATAGTGCAAATGATTTTCCGGGATATCATTCACATAAGGCTAAAAATGAGGGGATGATTGATTATAAGATTATCGGAAAAGACAGGCATATTAAAAATGAAAAATTAAATAGCTATATTAAAAAATAG
- a CDS encoding multiprotein bridging factor aMBF1, producing the protein MECEICGKPVPEHNPIRAKIEGSVMVVCKECSKLGKIQKAPPKPRYVQQKNKQKKNTRARNYSRNDEPSEELIEDFSNEVRKARESKDWSREDLGRKINERVSVITRIETGKMTPDIKLTKKLEKALNIKLLEKVDNVDLNQFVNSSSGERTLGNIMKIKRK; encoded by the coding sequence ATGGAATGCGAAATTTGTGGTAAACCCGTACCAGAACATAATCCCATAAGGGCAAAAATTGAAGGATCAGTTATGGTTGTTTGTAAAGAGTGTTCAAAACTTGGAAAAATCCAAAAAGCGCCTCCAAAACCAAGATATGTACAGCAAAAAAACAAACAGAAAAAAAATACAAGAGCTAGAAATTATTCCAGAAACGATGAACCTAGCGAAGAATTAATTGAAGATTTTAGCAATGAAGTTAGAAAAGCTAGAGAATCAAAAGACTGGTCTAGAGAGGACTTGGGCCGTAAAATAAACGAAAGAGTCTCAGTAATAACCAGAATTGAAACTGGTAAAATGACACCGGACATTAAATTGACTAAAAAATTAGAAAAAGCTTTAAACATAAAATTGCTTGAGAAAGTAGATAATGTGGACTTAAATCAGTTCGTAAACAGTTCATCTGGTGAGAGAACTTTAGGAAACATAATGAAAATCAAAAGGAAATAG